In Chryseobacterium lactis, a single genomic region encodes these proteins:
- a CDS encoding bacteriocin, whose translation MEKKLFSKGKKLSKKELKTIAGGMLNCMGPGVPCEGPLCDPPIVSDDPRAYCTIISPRCGQVACRP comes from the coding sequence ATGGAAAAGAAACTCTTCTCAAAAGGAAAAAAACTAAGCAAAAAAGAATTAAAAACAATCGCCGGAGGTATGTTGAATTGTATGGGACCTGGAGTTCCTTGTGAAGGCCCTCTTTGTGATCCGCCAATTGTATCAGACGACCCAAGAGCTTATTGTACAATTATCTCCCCACGTTGCGGACAAGTTGCCTGCAGACCATAA
- a CDS encoding SDR family NAD(P)-dependent oxidoreductase produces the protein METKTKIALVTGGSRGLGKNAALKIAQKGLDVIITYRSNKDEAEAVISEINAMGRKAAAFQLDTKDTKSFDAFVQEVTSHLKENTGSPAIDYLINNAGTALYSPITEVTEEQLDDVVDIHFKGVFFLTQKLLPFINDGGGIINISSGLARFATPGSSVYGSIKAGVEMLTKYMAKELGPRKIKANVIAPGAIETDFGGGRVRDNQEINSVVAGATALGRVGLPDDIGGVVAFLCTEDARWINGQRIEASGGMFL, from the coding sequence ATGGAAACAAAAACAAAAATTGCACTGGTAACCGGAGGAAGCCGCGGATTGGGGAAAAATGCAGCACTTAAAATCGCTCAAAAAGGCCTGGACGTTATCATTACCTACAGAAGTAATAAAGACGAGGCTGAAGCTGTAATCAGTGAAATCAATGCAATGGGTAGAAAAGCAGCTGCCTTTCAGTTGGATACAAAAGATACCAAAAGCTTCGATGCCTTTGTACAGGAAGTTACAAGCCATCTAAAGGAAAATACAGGAAGTCCCGCTATTGATTACCTGATCAACAATGCAGGAACCGCATTATATTCACCCATTACTGAAGTGACAGAAGAACAGCTGGATGATGTGGTGGATATTCACTTTAAAGGAGTATTCTTTCTGACTCAAAAGTTACTGCCGTTTATCAATGATGGAGGCGGAATTATTAATATTTCTTCAGGATTGGCAAGATTTGCAACACCGGGTTCATCAGTATACGGATCCATAAAGGCAGGAGTGGAGATGTTGACCAAATACATGGCTAAAGAATTAGGCCCGAGAAAAATCAAAGCGAATGTGATTGCTCCGGGAGCTATTGAAACAGACTTTGGAGGAGGAAGAGTAAGGGATAATCAGGAAATTAATTCCGTAGTAGCCGGTGCTACAGCTTTAGGAAGAGTAGGGCTTCCGGATGATATTGGTGGAGTGGTAGCTTTCTTATGTACCGAAGATGCAAGATGGATCAACGGACAAAGAATTGAAGCTTCAGGAGGAATGTTTTTATAG
- a CDS encoding helix-turn-helix domain-containing protein, with amino-acid sequence MEKIAHTSLEDFYREMAAKLGKDPESIFPKGLHKDIGHFNVFDIAQTIERAKATSEMPYNRRKYYKISFIKGKNRAEYADKIISIKKNALLFATPKVPYHWIPEDPLQQGSFCVFTEDFFIKDKSYNTLEDLPIFQPGGVPVFEIDDELADEIEALFKKIKKEIDSDYIFKYDLIRNYVLELIHYGQKLQPATKISTSNDASMRVVSLFIELLERQFPIESSEQRLELKTAKDFAERLAVHVNYLNKRLKENTGRTTTEIIADRVIQEAKILLKQTRWNVSEISYALGFEEIAHFSNFFKRKTSFTPLEFRS; translated from the coding sequence ATGGAAAAAATAGCCCATACTTCATTGGAAGATTTTTACAGAGAAATGGCTGCCAAGCTCGGGAAGGATCCTGAAAGTATTTTTCCTAAAGGTCTTCATAAGGATATAGGCCATTTCAATGTTTTCGACATTGCCCAGACTATAGAAAGAGCAAAAGCAACTTCTGAAATGCCCTATAACAGGAGAAAATATTATAAAATAAGCTTTATCAAAGGAAAAAACAGGGCCGAATATGCAGATAAAATAATTTCTATCAAAAAAAACGCGTTATTGTTTGCTACGCCAAAGGTTCCGTATCACTGGATTCCGGAAGATCCTTTGCAACAGGGAAGTTTCTGTGTTTTTACAGAAGATTTTTTTATTAAAGATAAATCATACAATACCCTGGAAGATCTTCCTATTTTTCAGCCCGGCGGAGTACCTGTATTTGAAATTGATGATGAACTGGCCGATGAAATTGAAGCCTTGTTTAAAAAGATAAAAAAAGAGATTGATTCTGATTATATTTTTAAATATGATCTGATCAGGAACTATGTGCTGGAACTCATTCATTATGGGCAGAAATTACAGCCCGCAACGAAAATTTCTACCTCAAATGATGCTTCCATGCGGGTAGTTTCTCTCTTTATAGAATTGCTGGAAAGGCAATTTCCCATTGAATCTTCAGAACAAAGACTGGAGTTGAAAACAGCAAAAGATTTTGCAGAAAGACTGGCCGTTCATGTTAATTATTTAAATAAAAGATTAAAAGAAAATACAGGAAGGACGACTACTGAAATTATTGCCGACCGTGTTATTCAGGAAGCTAAAATCCTTTTAAAACAAACCCGCTGGAACGTGTCTGAAATTTCTTATGCCCTGGGATTTGAAGAAATAGCCCATTTTTCTAATTTCTTTAAAAGGAAAACTTCATTTACTCCTTTAGAATTTCGTTCATGA
- a CDS encoding bacteriocin, with amino-acid sequence MKNQISQIGKKLNKKELKVITGGMYDCMAAEPCEPYPGSCESHADANGCTMISPFCGQKICRP; translated from the coding sequence ATGAAAAATCAAATTTCACAAATCGGCAAAAAGCTTAACAAAAAAGAACTCAAAGTTATTACGGGAGGGATGTATGATTGTATGGCTGCTGAACCATGTGAACCTTATCCGGGATCTTGTGAATCACATGCTGATGCTAATGGATGCACCATGATTTCTCCATTCTGCGGACAAAAAATCTGCAGACCTTAA
- the ychF gene encoding redox-regulated ATPase YchF has protein sequence MKCGIVGLPNVGKSTLFNCLSNAKAQSANYPFCTIEPNLGTVSVPDQRLFELEKIVKPERVLPAVVEIVDIAGLVKGASKGEGLGNQFLANIRECEAIIHVLRCFDNGNIIHVEGSVDPLRDKEIIDIELQLKDLETVGKAVEKAKKFIKSGKKEDILTYETLQNLQKFLEDGKNAREFATDDFAKSIIGEVQLLTNKPVLYVCNVDENSIKNGNDWIAKIEEMAKNEGAEVVVLAAQIEADINELETFEEREIFLDELGLTEPGVNRLIRKAYDLLKLQTYFTAGVKEVRAWTIGQGWTAPQAAGVIHTDFEKGFIRAEVIKYDDYMTYGSEVKIKEAGKLSVEGKEYIVQDGDIMHFRFNV, from the coding sequence ATGAAATGTGGAATCGTAGGCCTGCCGAATGTAGGTAAATCAACACTTTTTAACTGTTTGAGCAATGCAAAAGCTCAATCAGCAAACTATCCTTTCTGTACAATTGAACCTAATCTTGGAACAGTTTCTGTGCCGGATCAAAGATTGTTTGAACTGGAAAAAATCGTAAAACCTGAAAGAGTTTTACCCGCTGTAGTTGAAATCGTTGATATTGCAGGTCTTGTAAAAGGAGCCAGCAAAGGAGAAGGGCTTGGGAACCAGTTCCTGGCAAATATCCGTGAGTGTGAGGCGATCATCCACGTTTTAAGATGTTTTGATAATGGAAATATCATTCACGTTGAAGGTTCTGTAGATCCGTTAAGAGATAAAGAAATTATTGATATCGAGCTGCAACTGAAAGACCTTGAAACCGTAGGAAAGGCAGTTGAAAAAGCTAAAAAATTCATTAAGTCAGGGAAAAAAGAAGATATTCTTACTTATGAGACTCTTCAAAACCTGCAAAAATTCCTTGAAGACGGGAAAAATGCAAGAGAGTTTGCAACAGATGACTTTGCGAAATCTATTATCGGAGAAGTACAGTTGTTGACCAATAAGCCGGTGCTTTACGTTTGTAATGTAGATGAAAATTCTATTAAAAACGGGAATGATTGGATCGCTAAGATCGAGGAAATGGCTAAAAATGAAGGTGCTGAAGTGGTTGTTTTAGCAGCTCAGATTGAAGCGGATATCAACGAACTTGAAACTTTTGAAGAAAGAGAAATTTTCCTTGATGAGCTTGGTCTTACTGAGCCTGGCGTAAACCGTTTGATCAGAAAAGCTTATGATTTGCTAAAACTTCAGACGTATTTTACAGCAGGAGTTAAAGAAGTAAGAGCCTGGACTATCGGTCAGGGATGGACAGCTCCGCAGGCTGCAGGAGTTATTCACACAGACTTTGAAAAAGGATTTATCCGTGCTGAAGTAATCAAATATGATGATTATATGACGTACGGATCTGAAGTAAAAATAAAAGAAGCCGGAAAACTATCTGTTGAAGGTAAAGAATATATCGTTCAGGATGGTGACATCATGCACTTTAGATTCAACGTATAA
- a CDS encoding AAA family ATPase: MKYNIIFNEPTNFAAYNNESNILNKLENASKINIFIGANNSGKSRFIRLLLENDFIFYKIEEISIFIDQFYSITKDEYIYNRANYSSVNNFDLTQFEDYEKNIIFKQFSKIDSPNDILNKIHYNKKIIELFQILNEDQNSYNSYFKFTFIDNQKLLFLGEILEKISMTLYHKFSSKIFIPTLRTAHSIFQKKENEIYSKISNDIFKETIVKSYQLNNKKNEVFTGMDLYYQIVNIRNDVKEKRESFEKFEEFLSSNFFQRKKLEIVAKFNIYDKHKGKDDTEVIDVYIDGESRDLHELGDGIQALFILMYKIYTCENDSAIFIDEPEINLHPGMQRLFLEQITTNEFLKEKRLIYFISTHSNHFLDLTIEKEDISIFLFNKVNKDKFILKNVNHGDNSALQYLGVTNSSVFLANCSIWVEGISDRNYLKAFLKAYCRDVQNKTYPKEDIEFAFIEYAGSNINHYNFDEAEVKEKINAFSVNNRIFLISDYDGPYKDEKHAVYEEITKENHNFKYQTTKDYREIENLLPFNVWDKILINYCDKRTVKTEEDINRVQNNISNSLRRKNEDTYKKDYIGKLLKNIRDNVPELNKIWDKTAGTLINKAEVSYKVLELTEKEIITWNDFKANSKIISIVESLYNFIQKSNYR, from the coding sequence ATGAAATATAATATAATTTTTAATGAACCAACAAATTTTGCAGCTTATAATAATGAAAGTAATATATTAAATAAACTTGAGAATGCTTCGAAAATTAACATTTTTATAGGCGCAAATAATAGTGGGAAAAGTAGGTTTATTAGATTGCTTTTAGAAAATGATTTCATTTTTTATAAAATAGAGGAAATATCAATTTTTATTGATCAATTTTACTCTATTACAAAAGATGAATATATTTATAATAGAGCGAATTATAGTAGCGTAAATAACTTTGATTTAACTCAATTCGAAGATTATGAAAAAAATATCATTTTTAAACAATTTAGTAAAATTGATTCTCCAAATGATATTTTGAATAAAATTCACTACAATAAAAAAATAATAGAATTATTTCAAATATTAAATGAAGATCAAAATTCATATAATAGCTATTTTAAATTTACTTTTATAGATAATCAAAAGTTGTTGTTCTTAGGAGAAATTTTAGAAAAGATTAGTATGACATTATATCATAAGTTTTCTTCAAAAATCTTTATTCCAACATTAAGAACAGCACATTCCATTTTTCAAAAGAAGGAAAATGAAATATACTCGAAGATTTCAAATGATATTTTTAAAGAAACAATAGTTAAAAGTTACCAGCTAAATAATAAGAAAAATGAAGTTTTTACTGGAATGGACTTATATTATCAAATTGTAAATATTAGAAATGATGTAAAAGAAAAAAGGGAATCTTTTGAAAAATTTGAAGAATTTCTTTCAAGTAATTTTTTCCAAAGAAAAAAATTAGAAATTGTCGCTAAATTCAATATTTATGATAAGCATAAAGGTAAAGACGACACTGAAGTAATCGATGTTTATATTGATGGTGAAAGCAGGGATTTACATGAGCTAGGAGATGGAATTCAAGCTTTATTTATTTTAATGTATAAAATTTATACTTGTGAAAATGATAGTGCTATTTTTATCGATGAGCCAGAAATTAATTTGCATCCCGGAATGCAAAGATTATTTTTAGAACAGATTACAACTAATGAATTTCTTAAAGAAAAAAGACTGATCTATTTTATTTCGACACATTCAAATCATTTCTTAGACTTAACAATTGAAAAAGAGGATATTTCTATTTTCTTATTTAATAAAGTAAATAAAGACAAATTTATTCTAAAAAATGTTAACCATGGGGATAATTCTGCTCTTCAATATCTTGGTGTAACAAATTCTTCTGTATTTTTAGCTAATTGTTCTATTTGGGTAGAAGGAATCTCAGACAGGAATTATTTAAAGGCATTCCTAAAGGCTTATTGTAGAGATGTTCAAAATAAAACATATCCTAAGGAAGATATTGAATTTGCCTTTATTGAGTATGCTGGAAGTAATATCAATCATTATAATTTTGATGAAGCTGAGGTAAAAGAAAAGATAAATGCGTTTTCAGTTAATAATAGAATATTTTTGATTTCGGATTATGATGGACCATATAAAGATGAAAAACATGCTGTCTATGAAGAAATAACAAAGGAAAATCATAATTTTAAATATCAAACAACTAAAGATTATAGAGAAATTGAAAACTTATTACCCTTCAATGTGTGGGATAAAATTTTAATAAATTATTGTGATAAAAGAACTGTGAAAACTGAAGAAGATATTAATCGAGTTCAAAACAATATTTCAAACTCTTTAAGAAGGAAAAATGAAGATACCTATAAAAAAGACTATATCGGAAAGCTATTGAAAAATATTAGAGACAACGTTCCAGAATTGAATAAAATTTGGGATAAGACAGCAGGAACTTTAATAAATAAAGCTGAAGTTAGTTACAAAGTTTTAGAACTAACAGAAAAAGAAATAATAACTTGGAATGACTTTAAAGCTAATTCAAAGATTATCTCTATAGTAGAAAGCTTATACAATTTTATCCAAAAATCTAATTATAGATAA
- a CDS encoding ferritin: protein MNTKRLSANMEKALSDQMNKEIHASHVFLSYGIWADDKGYQGIANFLYRHAQEERNHSIKFMEYVLNRGGKPKVNAIPAPPADPKNLTACFDGVFKHEVDNTTAIYKIVDLSMEEKDWATWNFMQWFVQEQIEEETLAQNLIDKLKIAGGDRATDESLFTLDKTLQEAPGDVPLAQNATGNNP from the coding sequence ATGAATACTAAAAGACTTTCCGCCAATATGGAAAAAGCACTTAGTGACCAAATGAATAAGGAGATTCATGCGTCACACGTTTTTTTATCTTATGGAATTTGGGCTGATGACAAAGGATATCAGGGTATTGCCAACTTTTTGTACAGACATGCTCAGGAAGAAAGAAATCATTCGATCAAATTCATGGAATATGTTTTAAACAGAGGCGGAAAACCAAAAGTCAATGCTATTCCGGCCCCCCCGGCAGATCCAAAAAATCTTACTGCCTGCTTTGACGGCGTTTTTAAACATGAAGTAGACAACACTACAGCTATTTACAAAATCGTAGATCTTTCTATGGAGGAAAAAGACTGGGCAACCTGGAATTTTATGCAGTGGTTTGTGCAGGAGCAGATTGAAGAAGAAACACTGGCTCAGAATTTAATTGATAAATTGAAAATTGCCGGTGGTGACCGTGCAACCGACGAATCTTTATTTACTTTAGATAAAACTTTACAAGAAGCACCGGGCGACGTACCGTTGGCGCAAAATGCTACAGGAAATAATCCGTAG
- a CDS encoding glycoside hydrolase family 10 protein, translating to MRMNKLKLIVLLGVFASYSTSCSVQNNATKTSPVKNTTKPNNTTQPQPPVATTKPNPGTPPKAADEAFRTNLPEIKREFRGAWIASVANINWPSRNDLTVEQQKAEAINMLDMLKNNNFNAAIFQIRPSADALYTSNIEPWSYFLTGETGTPPYPNYDPLQFWIDEAHKRGLELHVWLNPYRAHHTNGGTVNKLSMANKLSDIVVRLKNGMYWFDPADPRTQGHVSNVVKDIVQRYDIDAIHFDDYFYPYATYNKGADFPDNATWSAYVSSGGTLSRADWRRDNVNKFVERIYKEIHAEKSYVKFGISPFGIWKPGYPAGIVGSSQFDELYADAKLWLNKGWVDYFSPQLYWPIDSKGQGFEALLSWWQSENTMNRHLWPGLNTVEIRVSDRPTEIKNQIEISRNILKKDAGEIHWSIAGLTKNASMLPTLKNGPYSEKALIPKTPWIKAVPLQTPTLFIADNGSFAQTSWSSKNIGNVFQWVLFKQYNDSWETEILTLDTLSKDIPKFKDGKKLNAVAIKAVDRLGNESDYMAKKVK from the coding sequence ATGAGAATGAATAAATTAAAACTTATCGTTTTATTAGGAGTTTTTGCGTCTTACAGTACTTCATGTTCCGTTCAGAACAATGCAACAAAGACTTCTCCCGTTAAAAATACAACAAAGCCCAACAATACAACACAACCGCAGCCTCCTGTGGCTACAACAAAGCCGAATCCCGGCACTCCTCCAAAAGCAGCAGACGAGGCCTTCAGAACTAATCTTCCAGAGATTAAAAGAGAATTCCGTGGCGCATGGATTGCCAGTGTAGCCAATATCAACTGGCCGTCAAGAAATGACCTTACTGTAGAACAACAAAAAGCAGAAGCTATCAATATGCTTGATATGCTGAAAAATAATAATTTCAACGCTGCTATTTTTCAGATCAGACCTTCTGCAGATGCTTTATATACAAGTAACATCGAACCGTGGTCTTACTTTTTAACAGGAGAAACGGGAACTCCACCTTATCCCAACTATGACCCGCTTCAGTTTTGGATCGATGAAGCCCATAAAAGAGGTTTGGAATTGCATGTATGGCTAAACCCTTACCGCGCTCACCATACCAACGGAGGGACGGTCAATAAGCTTTCAATGGCTAATAAACTTTCCGATATTGTCGTACGATTAAAAAACGGAATGTACTGGTTTGATCCGGCAGATCCGAGAACACAGGGACATGTTTCCAATGTGGTAAAAGATATTGTACAGAGATATGATATTGATGCTATCCATTTTGACGATTATTTCTATCCTTATGCAACCTATAACAAAGGAGCCGACTTTCCTGATAATGCTACCTGGAGTGCCTACGTAAGCAGCGGAGGAACCTTATCAAGGGCAGATTGGAGAAGAGATAACGTGAATAAATTTGTTGAACGTATCTACAAAGAAATTCATGCTGAAAAAAGCTATGTGAAATTCGGGATCAGCCCGTTTGGAATCTGGAAACCCGGATATCCGGCAGGAATTGTAGGGTCTTCACAATTTGATGAGCTGTATGCAGATGCTAAATTATGGTTAAACAAAGGTTGGGTAGATTATTTTTCGCCCCAATTATACTGGCCGATTGATTCAAAAGGACAAGGTTTTGAAGCATTGTTAAGCTGGTGGCAGTCTGAAAATACAATGAACCGTCACCTGTGGCCTGGGTTGAATACCGTTGAGATCAGAGTTTCTGACCGCCCGACGGAAATCAAAAACCAGATTGAAATTTCAAGAAATATTCTGAAGAAAGATGCCGGAGAAATTCACTGGAGTATTGCCGGACTGACGAAAAATGCAAGCATGCTTCCAACGTTGAAAAACGGACCATACAGTGAAAAAGCATTAATCCCGAAGACGCCTTGGATCAAAGCTGTTCCATTGCAAACTCCTACATTATTTATTGCAGATAACGGAAGTTTTGCACAAACAAGCTGGAGTTCTAAAAATATAGGTAATGTTTTCCAATGGGTTCTTTTCAAGCAATACAATGATAGCTGGGAAACCGAAATTTTGACTCTGGATACCCTTTCAAAGGATATTCCAAAGTTTAAAGACGGGAAAAAGCTCAACGCAGTAGCCATTAAAGCTGTTGACAGACTGGGAAATGAAAGCGATTATATGGCAAAGAAAGTGAAATAG